attcatgaAAATGCTTTTAGTTCTTTTGCTTATATTATTGACTCATGTAAGTTATGGCATGACAAACTAGGACATGTGAATTATTCTTCcatgaagaaaatgatgaataatGATTTGGTACTTAAAATGCTATTGACAAATCatggagattttgaaagttgtttGGAATCTAAAACCTCTAAGAAAATTTGCAAGTCATAATAAATGTAGACAAAAATTTTAAGTCTCATAATGACTTaggaaacttaaaaaatacaataaataaagGTGGTAAAAGATTTACATAATATCTATAGATGATTATTTAAGATATACAAGAATATATCTTTTGAGGAACAAAGATGAAGTTAGAGAGGCTttcatgaaatataaaatagaagTTGAGAATCAATTGGGTAAAATGATTACAAGAATAATCATAATAGATAGAGGAAGTGAATAAGTTTTAAACCCTTTCAACATCTTTTATGAAGATTATGAGATTATTTATAAGACATAATTTATATTCTCTTGAAGCAAATGGTATAGCTGAAAGGAAAGAATATGACCTTAAAGGATATGATGAATGCAATATTAGTAAGTTCAAAAGAACAATTGAACTTCTACGAGGAAGGGGGACAGAAACTTAGTCTTAAAATATTTGATGTCAAATTCATTGGATATGTTGAAAATAGTACAACATATAGGTTCCTTGTGATTTaagttagaaaataatttaatggaagTGAACTATAGCATAAACAAAAAATGTTGACTTTGAAACAATCTTTCCTATGAAAACTAacaatgaaaatcaaattccGAGAACAATTACAAATAAGTTTAATGACTACTGTGAAATTGGATCAAGgagaagtaaaataaataaggaaaaaaacaagCTTTGGAAATGACTAATACACTTTTCTAGTAGATGATGACCCAAGATTTGTAAAGAAGCAATGTTTTCTCTTGATGCATCGTTCTAGAAAGAGGCCATTAATAGTGAAATTGAGTCTACAATATCAAATCATATATGAGAGATAGTGGATTTACCTCCTAGTATAAAGACTATAAAttgcaaataaaaatttaaaaagaaattgaaattagatGTGTCTATAAAAAATTACAAGGCAAGGTTGGTTGTTGAAGgtataaataaaggaaatatgTAGATTATTTCAACACTTTTATCTCTATGATTAAGATTTCCTCTTTTAGAGTGTTGTTGGCTCTAGTTTCTAGATATAACCTATTCATCTAGACTATGTTTTTGAATGAGATATTAGAAGAGGAAATCTAGATGGACTAATGAAAGGGTTGTATAGTCTTTCGAAAGGAGCAAAAGGTGTACAAGCTAGTCAAATCCTTATATGAATTAAACAAACATCCAAGCAATGAAACAATAAATTTGATTATGCTTTGGTATCTAAtagattttttctattaatgaTTCTTATAGATGTATTTATAACAAACTTTAGAAGGACATATGTCATGTCATTATATGCTTGTATGTAGATGAtacattcatttttttagaaatcacCTAGAAGTTGTTTATAAGATTACAAGATTCCTTGAGTTTAGCTTTGATATGaaagatataagaaaaatagaggTGATTCTAAGAATCAAAATAACTAGAACGCCTAATGGGCTTAAACTCTCATAAGAACACTATCAAAAGAAAATCTTAAGAAAGTTTAAACATGATGATTGTAAACTAGTATCAACTCCTTATGATATTTATttcgaattaaaaaaaaaacaaaaataaaggatGTAGTATTGCCCAACCAAAGTATGCTAAGATCTTAGGTAGTATGAGGTACTTAACTAACGACACTAAACTTGACATTGCTTATGTAATAGGAGATTGAGTTAACACATCTAGAGTCTTGACCAGGATCACTAAAATGCTATTTATAAAGTACTTAAACACCTAAGAACCATGCCAATTATGGTCTATGCAATAGTGAATTAGCTAATGTACTAAAAGAGTATGATTATGCCAATTGGATCTCGGATTGTAATGAGACGAAATCCactaatagttttttttaccCCTTGGAGGAAGCATAGTCTCTTGGAAGCCTACCAAACAAACTTGCATTACTTGGCTTACTCTATAAGGTGAGTTTACTTTCTTAGAGAAGCCAAGTTCTAAGGTTAAGTGGCTTAGAAACCTTTTCACAAACATTCTTTTATAAATGAGAGTAGCACCATAAGGATTTATGTGTTATGACAATTAGGTCATAGTAACCAAGgctaaaagtaaaatatataatGAATATTGTATAATAATTGTTTGAGACATGAGTCATATTCCTAGATTTTGTGAGGTCAAAGTTGAATTTGATTAATCGTTTGATAAGACCACTAAGTAGAAAATTAGTGGAATAAACATCAAGGAGGATGAGACTTACATAAAGTCATGAGTGATGATAATTTAACGTACATGAATGGATGTCTTAGAAACTAAGttgatataaataataataagtcaCTTATTAATTGTATCATGCACTAGgagttatttatatataaaagccTATTCCTATCATGTAAGTGTTGTGTTTTCTGCAATGGTTGAGGATGAGTGCATACTCTTAATGAATGTCATATTTGTTTAGTTACAAGACACACTTGACGGAATCACCTATACGAGAGTTGTATGACCACTTCCTATGAGAACCTAGGTAGGTTCTCTAAAGTTCTTGCATTCATCTAAGTAGGATGCATGACTTGTTGATACCAACTCCCTTACATAGCAATGAGTAAAGAAAAATGTGTGGTTGGTGGTTCCTCGATCCATAATAAGAATCTTTGGTTCATAGAACACTACAATTTTTATAGTTCACAACTCCTCATCTGAGAATTGGTTCGTGGCCTAAAGATGTTAATTTTGACACATTGAATTTTTGCATTCCTTCAATCATCATGCTTCTTCCTATATTGATCAACTCATGCAATTTGTGGAGAGAACCAAAGGAAGATGGCCTAGAGTTTATATTCCATAAAGGACGTGgataaaggggaaaaaaaaagaaattttgtgTTACCATTTCTTGTTGATACAATTTCTAAGTATCTATGCTTGTTCCTAAATAAGTGGAAAACATTTTTccacactaaaaaaaaaaaaatcaaatacaatacaatatttttttaaaattaaaaaaaaaaaaacccaaaccaaaacaaaactCACTTTTGTAGAAAAGAAGTGCCTTATTGAAAAAACTAGTGAGCATATTCTACAACCTGAGTTATCTAATGTTGgcatgaataaaattaaaataaataataaattttttatgtcttgaaacataaataaaataaactctaatttctttcatttcattttatttttgttaatgaaTTTGTTTGAAACATGGTATCAATAGAATGCTAGCAAACTAATAAAATgatttaagaaagaaaaattaaagtattttctaTGTTGAAATGAATGATGGAATGAAAATCTTGAAAATGATTCATTTGAGAAACTTAAGGAAATAGATTTGTTTTGGTGTCATTAGAATACATTTCTACATTTTGtggtactattttttttaaatataaatatttttaaatttataaataggaaatatgtttgatattcctaatttgttttttttaaacaaataaaaaatgtttgttaatattataacaagtaaaaacaatttttatggtgaattttttatgatttttttttttgattttataCAACTTTTTAAGGTTTCCATCtaagatttaattttcaattttgaaaaattgattaaaaattaggaattaattttttatacttttatttttaaatattttctattaattttaaaaacaaaagataattttttttaaatatttaattttaaaaacataaattgaaaaattaaaatgaaacccAATCTACTCCTACTAAGAATTAaaacatttggttttgttttaaaaacataaataaaagcaagaaaaaaaaaccaaatagaaATGACTCTTACCAAAAGgttttgaaaactaattttcttaataacatTTTATAAATCCAAAACTAAATATGTTGGCTTGTTATGTTGGCCGGATAAGATTATATAGGATAAGATTAGATATGCCTATCCAATTGAATAGGAAAAACATATGTTAGGATATCATTAATGATATTCACCAAACATGATATcggaaaaaatatatacaatggaatatgttttgtttatatttgatttataaaatgaataagaaataatatatatatatatatatatatatataataaatattttttagcacttattttttaacaaaaaatttaatcattttagtcaaaattgtttattttagaaaataggtaatataagaaattaataacaaaataaatttatgataagaTGGAATGTATATCctatattttaacttaaaattaacatatctcacttaaaaaagatataaacaatAAGGTACTTAGTAAATAATATCATCTCCaatcatttatcatattttatgtttgattgaAAATGCATAATAGGATAAATGACATGTAATTAGTCTTGTCCTATTACCAatcaaatatggaataatataAATGACCATCTCTTATTATATCCAATGTTATATAAAATTAACCAAACATGATAGTtgtgtatttttgttttcatattatttttggtaacatgtcatatatatatatatatatatagaaagataATTTTGCTAGAATGATTTATTAAggaaaaagtgggttttgactcactaatatgaaaatatatgaaaaaaagaacccaaaatttttaaatgaattcatttatttaaaaataatttgaaatacattcactttttaatgagtcatataattattttctaaaaatactcattttacttgtcatataattattttttaatgagtcaaaatttttaatgagtcatatatatatattaccttTTATTTGTATCTCTATCTTTTAAATTGATGACGAAgctgaaaacaaagaaaatgcttAAACAATTAGAGTCCTTGAAATAAACCTCCTCTTGctctaatgaaaaaaattcctaaagtgACCATAGGAAAAATCATAAATCTTATTCCCAACAAAACTCAAACTCATCCACAGTCCATCAAGGTTCCATTGCTTCTAATGTACACATTTTTAAAACTACCTCACATTTGCTATGAGATGCTTGtttatggggaaaaaaattctCAACTTTTAATACCaggtgtttgtttctagagaaaaaaaatccaaataataataataataaaacatatctAAAAGGAATAATAAAGAACAtatctaaaaagaataataaagaaaatatttaaaaagaataataaagaacatatctaaaaagaaaaatatttatatgatgaGTCTAGTTTTGCAATACTAGGAATAAAGTAAATTCTCTTATCATGCTCATCTCTGATTCAGTATTTATCTCTTTGACAAAACTAAGGGCAATATGGTTTGAACTTAGGTTGTTCATGACATGACAAATCAAAGAGACATTTTAGGGAATAATTATATGACTCATTAAAAAGTgtatgtatttaatttttttttttaaatagatgaagataatactaattaaaaaaattgaggttcttttttctatatattttcatattaataagTCAAAACCaacttttcccattttttttaatatagaagTTATTTTAATCTAttgtctaaattttttaaagtttgtgACATACTTAATTTCTATACAAAGCACAAACTTACTTATAAAgtatttataaagaaataatttaaatcattctccatattttttttaaaaatgatttttttaaaagtttatcaaatacttaaggcctgtttgataactgttttcgagaataattttctgttctctataataaaaaaacaagaaaacatgtttgataataaaaaattgttttctgtttttaaaaaacttcttttagttgtttttatttttattttttgagagatgttttaaaaataattatacaaacatgcaaaatgattaaaaataaaacactagatatagaaaatatttttaaaacatatttaaaattgttaaaaaatagtttaaaaacattttatgtttctaaacaaagttttacaaaacatcataaaacaattttcaaaaactattttttggaactattttcgaaaacaattaccaaacaaacccttactTTTTATAAGAAATTGCTCTAAGTCTTATGAAGTATTTTTAGTctcttttaaactttttttttattagtaatgcttcaattagaaacacttttaaggagatcattaaaaaaagaaaaaagttttgaTACTGTTATTAATAATCTATAATTATTCAcctacatttttaaaattaattctaaaaaatttgacaaaCCCTAAGAGcctgtttggtagtgattataggaagtatttataacatttttaatacttgaaattttttattattcaagtgttaATAATGGTAGAAGTGTTTTCtagaatcattatcaaacacacaCTTTGAGTAAAAACGCATTCTTAGAATGCGTTTTTACTCAAAGtgttttctctaaaaatatttttaaaagaattacaTATCTagtgtttctttaaaaaacactACTTGaaatgtttcctaaattttgccaaacaccttattttaaataatgctaaatcaacttttattttattttttttaaagaaaacattttcaattattaaaaaataattttaacgtttttaaaatgacatatttttcaaaaacttattttgtttttctcttaaaCAATGATTATGAAAtagattttatcattttggatgaatttatttatttagagaaataatttatgaagaaataatttttaaaatcatagcATGGCacatgttttctttattttaaaaacaagagtcCTACTTCCCCTGGAGTCTTGACTGCCAAGAGCCAATGAGAAATCATCAAGACGGAGGAGGGATGACCGTTGATTTAATTGGCGTGGTGGAATGTCCGCCGTAGATGAGACGAAAGTGGGTAATTGCAATTAACAGTAATCTCCAATCAGCGTTTTTGACTATCTCGGTCTCCTCGTCCCATTAAAAGAGAGGGGAAttgaaaaaattgagagaaaaatcGGAAGGGTTTTGAGGAATCCAgaatttgagagagagagagaggggtcAATTCCATGGCGGTTCAAGGTGGTGGTGGGAGAAGGTTAGGGCCGTTCGCCCTTCATCTATggatctttctctctctcctcctctTCCCCCACGTTCGTTCCTTCTATCTCCCTGGTGTCGCTCCTCAAGATTTCAATAAGGTATGTCTCTTTCTTTTTAGAtcaaattagggttacataGATCTCGGTATTTTTGGCTCGTTTTTCCACTGCTGGGTCGTGTTTCTTTCTGGTTTTTGCTGCTTTAGCGTTTGTTTCTATCCGATCTGTGTTTGTTTTGTTCTTTGAGCCTCATCTTGTTATTCACTTCATTGAGATCTAGCGTGTGGCTTTTGGATATTGGAATTGGCTTGGGAAATGATTTCTTCTCCGAGCAGACTCGGTCGCAGGACATGTAGTTTTGGGCAAACACAAGGGattgattttctttgtttacTGCTTCTGTTCCCATAAGCTAATCTGGCTGCGTACTATTGCTGGGATTgaatagttttctttttctatttttgggtGATTTCTGAATGTTCGATTTCATCGTTGCACGGTTTCTTTCTTTTGTGGTTCTAATTTCCCAAAGCTTGATTTTTTGGAGAGTTATGAGATAGATGTTATGTAGCgggattttatttcatatttttctaggTAAGGCTGCAAGTTTATATTTCCCAGTGAGAATAATTCTGTTTCAAAATGAGTCAGttcattttgaatttgttaCAAGGTGGAAGCTAATTTTGTTGATGTATGCCCTGCATAGCTGCTCTGGCTGAGAACTCTTGTATTAAGGGGTATTTGTTGGATCCAAAACATTTTCTGAGCTAACTAGGCTATTTGAATTTTTGGAGAGGGGATTCAACTTAGCGGGGGCCCAGATCCTAAGATTGTTTTCCAGATGATCTTTTGAACTTTAGTTACTTTTGTATTGTTTTGTGGTTCTCTCTCAGGTTGGGGCCTGGTAAGTGAGATACAGTTGAGTTTCATTCAAACTGGAAATAATattgtaattttgaaaaatagttaagAGGAAGAATGTCAGTGGTTGTTAGTTGGTCGGTGACTTGTCATCCTCTTCATCATCCAGGTTTGATTTATCTTTGTTGCATTGAAGATAATAATTGCATAATTTGTTTTAGCACATCTGCGCAAATTCAAAATTGTAGGAAGGATGGCATTGAGTGGGTGCTAAAAGTTAATATTGAGCAAAAACAATGaataataaatgaacaaataaacatagataaaaaaaaaatgtttgcccTTTTTGCTTATTCTCCTTGTGTGGGTCAATATCTCCTCTCTCTcgcaatttcttctttttcttgagCTTCATTCGATTATATCCAGGTTCCAGCCATTTTGAATTATGCTATTGATTTAAAGTATTTAATCTGTTGTTTGTTTAATACACTTCagatttgaaaaaacaaaaaaagaaacttcTCATGATTTTGATGGCTAAAAACTTGAAGAACATGCAATTAATTGAATCACAAATGTTTATTAAATCTAATAAATCAACTTTGAATACCGTTGTTTGGGATTGATCTCAATTGTTAAGGTCAGGAGATATGTAACACCATTGTTTTTCTTGGAGGTATATTTGGGAGTTATACTATTTTAGAGTAAATTGCACTTTTTGTTGTTTCTGCACCCTTGCTGATACAGTTTAGTTTACTCACTTCAGTGGTGCATGCCGAGGATGCATGAATGAAATCTTTAAATATTGATTTCAtgattcatatatatatatatatgttatgatATTACTTGAGATACTAAAACCTTATTCTTATGTTTGTGATGGATCACGGTATTTGATTGCTAAATTTCACATCTCATTTTTGCAGGGGGATCCATTGAAGGTGAAGGTGAACAAACTAACCTCTACAAAGACACAACTTCCTTACTCCTACTATTCTCTTCCTTATTGCCGTCCAGAAACCATAGTTGACAGTGCAGAGAATCTTGGTGAAGTTCTTCGGGGTGATCGTATTGAAAACTCTCCTTATGTGGTCTGTTAGAGTTCTTAATACTTTAGTGATCCTCCTTTATATCCTTTTCCTGTATGCAGTTTATTAGTTTCTAACAGAAGCTGTTTGTTGCAGTTTAAAATGCGAGAACCACAGATGTGCAATGTTGTATGTCGTATGGagctgaatgccaaaactgcaAAGGAGTTCAAGGAAAAGATAGATGATGAGTATCGGGTTAACATGTGAGGAATCACTTGGAGAATTCTGAATATGAATTTCTATTCCCTCACAATTGCAAATACAATTTAACTCCAAAGTAGTGGAATTTATTAAGCATCTTTTTGCTGCATTTGGCAGGATTTTGGATAATCTTCCACTTATTGTTCCTGTACGAAGGCCAGATCAGGAACTTTCCACAGTGTATCAACATGGTTTCTATGTTGGTCTCAGGGGACAGTATGCTGGAGTAAGTAGCAGAGCTATTACCATATGCACAACTTTAGGTTTGTTTTATGAAAAGTGTAGTGATCATTTCTTCTTATCTAATCATTTGCAGAGCAAGGATGAAAAACATTTCATCAACAATCACTTAACATTCACAGTCAAGTTTCACAAAGATCCAGAAACTGACTCATCGAGGATAGTTGGATTTGAGGTTAAACCATTCAGGTCATATTTATGATTCCCTCGTCATTTGATTTACACACTTATTGGTGCTAATTTTTAGTGCTTTATGCCCTTGTAATAGCGTTTGATTTTTTCCCCCCTTAAATTACACATGAATTCAGTGTTAAACATGAGTACGAAGGAAAATGGAAGGAGAACAACCGTTTATTAACATGTGATCCCCATGCAAAACGTGCCGTTACCAACTCTGATTCTCCTCAAGAGGTTGAAGATAAGAAGGAAATTATATTCACATACGATGTTGAGTTCCAAGTAAGACCACAtactttataataaataatgattttGCCATTAACCTGTGTGTACTACAGGCAATGATATTCCTGTATTGCTGTCATGTGCTTGGTATGCAGGAGAGTGATGTGAAATGGGCCTCTCGATGGGATACCTACCTTCTGATGGCCGATGATCAAATTCACTGGTTTTCaattgtcaattctttgatgATTGTTCTTTTCCTCTCTGGCATGGTGGCCATGATCATGTTGCGGACACTGTACCGGGATATCTCTAAATATAACCAGTTAGAGACCCAAGAGGAAGCCCAAGAAGAGACAGGGTGGAAACTGGTTCATGGGGATGTTTTTAGACCTCCTACAAATTCAGATCTTCTGTGTGTTTATGCTGGAACGGGTGTTCAATTTTTTGGGATGATTCTTGTCACCATGATCTTTGCTGCCCTTGGATTCCTTTCACCCTCGAACCGAGGTGGGTTGATGACAGCCATGCTTCTGCTCTGGGTTGTCATGGGCCTGTTTGCTGGATACTCTGCAACCCGTCTGTACAAGATGTTCAAAGGAACAGACTGGAAGAAAATTGCTCTCAAGACAGCTTTCATGTTCCCTGGCACTGTTTTTGCCATTTTCTTTGTCTTGAATGCTCTAATTTGGGGTGAAAAATCCTCAGGGGCAGTGCCATTTGGAACCATGTTTGCGCTGGTGTTGTTATGGTTTGGCATCTCGGTCCCACTTGTTTTTGTGGGTGGTTATGTTGGGTTTAAGAAGCCAGCAATTGAGGATCCCGTAAAAACTAATAAGATTCCAAGGCAGATCCCAGAGCAGGCCTGGTATATGAATCctgtcttctccatcctaattggAGGCATATTACCCTTTGGAGCTGTCTTTATCGAGCTCTTTTTCATCCTCACATCAATCTGGTTGCATCAATTCTATTACATATTTGGCTTCCTCTTCATTGTCTTCCTTATCCTACTTGTAACTTGTGCGGAGATTACAATCGTGCTGTGCTACTTCCAACTGTGCAGTGAGGACTACCTTTGGTGGTGGAGGTCATATCTGACTTCGGGTTCTTCAGCATTTTACCTCTTTCTCTATGCTGCTTTCTACTTCTTTACAAAGCTTGAGATCACAAAGCCAGTGTCAGGGGTATTATACTTCGGATACATGCTCATTGGCTCCTATGCATTCTTTGTGCTA
Above is a window of Vitis vinifera cultivar Pinot Noir 40024 chromosome 11, ASM3070453v1 DNA encoding:
- the LOC100241540 gene encoding transmembrane 9 superfamily member 10; the protein is MAVQGGGGRRLGPFALHLWIFLSLLLFPHVRSFYLPGVAPQDFNKGDPLKVKVNKLTSTKTQLPYSYYSLPYCRPETIVDSAENLGEVLRGDRIENSPYVFKMREPQMCNVVCRMELNAKTAKEFKEKIDDEYRVNMILDNLPLIVPVRRPDQELSTVYQHGFYVGLRGQYAGSKDEKHFINNHLTFTVKFHKDPETDSSRIVGFEVKPFSVKHEYEGKWKENNRLLTCDPHAKRAVTNSDSPQEVEDKKEIIFTYDVEFQESDVKWASRWDTYLLMADDQIHWFSIVNSLMIVLFLSGMVAMIMLRTLYRDISKYNQLETQEEAQEETGWKLVHGDVFRPPTNSDLLCVYAGTGVQFFGMILVTMIFAALGFLSPSNRGGLMTAMLLLWVVMGLFAGYSATRLYKMFKGTDWKKIALKTAFMFPGTVFAIFFVLNALIWGEKSSGAVPFGTMFALVLLWFGISVPLVFVGGYVGFKKPAIEDPVKTNKIPRQIPEQAWYMNPVFSILIGGILPFGAVFIELFFILTSIWLHQFYYIFGFLFIVFLILLVTCAEITIVLCYFQLCSEDYLWWWRSYLTSGSSAFYLFLYAAFYFFTKLEITKPVSGVLYFGYMLIGSYAFFVLTGAVGFYACLLFTRLIYSSVKID